ccttcaaataaacggtctaaatttttaattccaaGGAACTCAAAGtcaacaaagggaaaaaaaaaaaaaaatgttttcaagattatatatatagattttaCTTTGGAAAAACTGTTGGATGTCGTGCTCCTAAAATTCTGGGCATGACGTTCGCTATAGCGACCGAAAAGCATgcgcaagaaagaaaaaatgttcaCGGAAGCATGAGATTTCGACAGCGCATTACGAAATAGCAAAGTTGCTTCGACCCCAATCGATTGACTTGGTCTTTTCTGCTACACATTTTTCATGGCGTAAGTGAACTGGGTCATATTCAAACGAGGAACCTCAGAAAAACAAAGCCCATAGTCCGTGTCAGACAGATACCACAACTAAAGAATATGGGTAGGAAATACTTTTCAGGTCATGCATCAAATGTCGCAGAGCAAACCAAGAAACAAAGTTTGGTTTCGAAGCAAAGATTGAACCGACGGTGGGTGAGTGCGAATCTCTAGCTAGAGAAGTAGCTGTCTCAAGACTTAAAAATTGTCTGTACTACCCATCCAACTCTTGCCACCttctttactctcttttttctggtttttctggCCCCCTTGTTTTGTGTCCAAACTATTACCTTTTACTCGAAAAAAGATTCACTCTAGGGACGGATCTCAGTGCCTTCCTAATGATGCAGATCAGTCGTTGCGATGCAGCAACCTGTCTGGGATCGCACCTCCTCCACCTATTCAAGATAATCACTGTTTACCCGAAAAAAAGACAGGTGGCACTGAGACAACAGAAAAGAGCTGAGGATAGATACAGGAAACTTGAATTTACGAGGGGCGTGGCATAGAACATAAAACAAAACACTTGTTTAAGATATCTTTTGTATTACAGGCAGTATTTCTATTGAGATTTTGCAGTGGGGGCCACAATCTAAGCATTACTCTCATTACAGAACCTACTACACATCTCAAACAATCTGAATTTTCCAGAAGTTAAAGATTTCTAATACTCTCCATCCCACCTAATCAACTATGCACATTTGGTATAcatttttagaacttttttgatcTCCCAGAGAGAGGGGAACCTACTATTTTACTCAACTAGGCTCTATTATTCTACAAGTATTGCAAATTAACAGCCTGAAGTCCTCGTACATTGTATTTGTATCTTCCTTCACAGCTTAGGAGAACAAAGGCGGCACGATTCTTGTTGAAAATTCCCCTATGAATGTCAGCTGTGCCTTCCTTCGCATGCTTCATGGCTGCATAAATAGATGACATCAATCTCCTGAACCTTGCTTATGCTCACCAGTCCATGCAatgtaaagaaaaatatataggACGTGCCAATTACCAATTAAAAGCTCCTCAACTACCGCCATTGTGCTACCTCCAAGTGAACACGCCACTTGTAAGTCTACGTCCCAACCGTGAGGCTCTACTACTTGTCAAGATGGCATGTTAAAGGACCATTGCAGGTACGAagaatttgaataatattttaatgtccTTTGAAAAAGATGAAGCACAGCCAGGAGCATATCAATTTCTCGAAGTCGTGTGTGAATAGCAGAATTGATTGCAATCCTACAAAGGATCCCTAGAGTGGAGATAAGAATGACGCAGAGAACAAAGACCAAGTAAAACACAGAAGCAGTAATGCCCTATCACCTGATACACATGAGCATATAAATCAGAACTCGTACCTTGCGTTTAAGATTGAGACCTTGAAGGGCAAGCCAATGGTTGAAGTTGATTCCTTCTTCTCATCCTGAATTGACCGGAAGTACACATCTTAGCTTTTGCGATATTTGCCTAAAGCAAGAGATATCAGGGACAACACGGGGCATTTTTTCCCTCTCCAAAGAATCTCATAAAGACAGAATTGGTTATATGATACTTTCATGCTGTTCTTTAGGGTGTAGGGGGAAAGGACTGTTGCATGACAAAATAACCCGAAGTATAATCTTATTTCTTGGGTTGATACATCATGCTCCATTTTGCTTTAGCATCATTGAATTCAGTCTTAGTAGCATATCTCTAATTACCAAGACACTGGTAAGTTAATTACCATCTCTGATGCTTAACTGACTTgtataaacttcctcatggaatTGCAACTACAATTTGACCTCGACTAAGTAAATAGGCAAGATCAAAGTGAAGCCCCCTAAATTTagaaatcatggaaaaatctaAGATGTCAAAGGCATAATGAGTAAAAACGAAAATCTAAGATGTCAAAGGCGTAATCAGTAAAAACAAAGAGAAGGCAATATATCTTTTGCATGACAAAATAACCCCAAGTATAATCTTATTTCTTGGGTTGATACATCATGCTCCATTTTGCTTTAGCATCATTGTATTCAGTCTTAGTAGTATATCTCTAATTACCAAGACACTGGTAAGTTAATTACCATCTCTGATGCTTTACTGACTTGTATCAACTTCCTCATGGAATTGCAACTACAATTTGACCTTGACTAATCAGTAAATAGGCAAGATAAAAGTGAAGCCCCCTAAATTTagaaatcatggaaaaatctaAGATGCCAAAGGCGTAATCAGTAAAAACAAAGAGAAGGcaatatatctttttttctgCAGGAGGAGGGCATACCTTTAGATCAGAACCATTCTTGGTTTGAAAACAGcagaatttttttatagatgAAAGCAGCCAACATCCGCTGACATAAGTACTAATGCTGACAGTTTCTAAAAATGCAGTCTCATGATTACAAATATAATCAAATGaatcataaaaaagaattacaTACCATAAGAACTCAAGTTTGGGTAAGGTGACACCACTTTAAGGATAAGTGAATGGGTGGTTCACAGTGCCTTCCAGAAAGGCAAATGTCTGTAACCCACCATGCAGAATTAGctgaagaaaacaaaacatgTTAAGATTATGAAATTAAATAACTGCTAAATGGTAACAGCAGAAAAGTCTTACCCCATTATGTGGGAGGAACTTTGGCATCATATCGCGAAACTATCCATCGTGTGCCTCATCATCAGGCATCCGGTTAGCTGAAAGACCTTGCATGTTCTCAACCACCAAATGATGAGGATACAAGTACCAGAATCCAAAATAAAAAGTCACCGATATCTGGAACAACAAGCCCAGCAAAAGCTTAAACGATCATGAtccttgaaaatatatatataagaaaagtTGACAGAAGGGCGAAGAGCGTATTCCAAAGAAGCATAATCAGAGACATGCATGAAAGTCCCAGTATAGTTCTCATCACAAGCTAAAAAAGGGTGTCAAGAGCAATTTATTCGGTGGTCAATACAATCAAAATTCACATGCCAAGCAAAAAAGTCAACAAGCAAAATAACAGAAGTTAGCAACTTACTTCCTTGATATTATGATATGGTAGATCGAGTTGCTTCTTTAATTATAGCTCTGACTAATATATTCCAGGTAATAGCGGTAGGTACTATTCCATGAGCCAAAGCGTCATCTAGGAAACTAACAGCATTTGATGTTTTTCCACAATTACAAAGACCTTTGAAAGTAATATTGTAAGAAATAATATCTGGCCGTAACCCTTGCTTTAAGATGCAGTGCCAAATTTCTGAGGCCTTTTCACAATCTCTCAACTTGTAAAAGCCCTCCATCAACGTGTTAAGGGTGACAAGATTTGGAGAGCAGTTCTGCTCCCTCATCTTTGAACACAGTTGTAGGGCAGCTTCTACTCTGCCTGCAGAGCAAAGCCCATGAATAATAATGTTGTGCATAGTTATGTCAGGTTTTAAACCCTTTGCTAGGACCAGTCTCCACAATTCAAGGGACATGTCAACCTTCTTGCCTTTGCAAAGGCCATCCATCAGCAAGCTATAGGTGATCATGTCCGGCTTCCACCCTTTTTCTAGCATCTCCTTCACTACGTCATAAGCCTTACCAAACTGTTCAGCCTTGCATAAACCCTTTATTAGAATGTTGTAGGTGACAATGGTTTGAGGACAACTATTACTGTTCATCATTTTTAGAAGGTGGATCGCATCTTGAAATTTACCGTTGTGAACAAATCCGTCAATCAATGGGTTGCAAACATGTGGATCCAGCTTATGGCCACGTTTACCCAGCTGACCAAGAAAGCTGACTGCTTCATCCAATCTTCCTTCCTTGCACAAACCATTCACCATCGATGAGTATGCAGAGTTATCTAAATCAATGTTCTCATCTTCTGCCCCTTCTAAGAGTCTGATAGCTTTACTTAAGTATCCATTCTTGCACATCCCTTTTACCATGACCCAAAAGTTGTTGAATCAGCACAGCATCCACTAGAATGCAATTGTTCCCACATCAAAATTGCTTCATCCACCTTCCCATTCTCTAACAAGCCACTGATGAATGTGTTATAACTACGGATATTACGACAGCCATCCTTCTCCATTACCTTCCACAACTCAAAGGACTCAATAACCTTCCCCGCTCGACAAAACCCATTGAGCATTGTGTTGTACACAACCACATCAGGAGACAGCCCACTGGCAACCATCTCCTTGTACACTTTCTCAGCAGCATCTACATTTCCCGACTCACAGAACGCATGTATTACATTACTGTAAGTGAACAAATCCATCTCTCTTTTATTTCCCTTCATCCTCTTCCATACTTCCAAACTCTCGCTAAACTTGCCGCATTTACAGAAGCCATTAATCATCACATTGTAAGTCACAACATTTGGATATACAGAAGGTGATTTCACCAACCTCTCCCAGACTTCACAGGCCTTCACATAATCTCTCTTCCTAAAGAACCCATCAATCAAAATGTTATAAGACGTGACATCAGGCATAACACCTCTCTCagacatttcatcaaacagtTCATACGCACCCAATAAGTCCCCACTCTTTGCGAGTGCATTGAGCACGGTCCCGTAACTATACAAATTAGGCTTCAAATGGTTGTCCCACATCCACTTCAAAAGCTCCTTGGCCTTCTCAAAATTCCTCTTCTTGCACGATATCTTGATCAAAACGTTATACGTCTGCAGATTTGGCGCCAACCCCGCCGTTTCGAAGTAGGCGAAGAACGACTCGGCCCGATCCCACTGACCCGACTCGACGAACGCGTTCAGCAACGAGTTATACGACCTTATCCCGGGCTCGCACCCGAAGATCTCCCCCATGTTCCGGAACACGTCCAGCGCCTGGTCGGGCATCGCGCTCTTGGCGTACCCTTTGATGACGGTGAGGGCGACGTCCTCGGGGCACCGGCAGCCCTGGGCCCGGATGAGCTGGACGACGCGGCCGACATGGacggggacggcggcggcggcgggcccGGGGCCGACGAGGCGGCGGAGCACGTGGTGGAAGACGTCGGGGAGCGGGAGGGGGCGGGCGAGTCGAGGAGGagggcgagggcggcgagggggCTCCTCTCGGCCTTGAGGCGCTGGAGGAGGCGCTTCGGGGAGAGCGGCGGGTTCTTGGGGAGGTGGGCAGCCATGGGCGCTCGCGAAGCAGCGGCTCGCTCGCCATGCCTCACTTCATTCCAGGGAGAAGGTCGCCGGGAACGAGGGAGGTCTCTTCGTAcggtagagagagggagagggaggcaGGGACGGAGGGAGGGAGACCGTGGCCGACTTGCCGGCGGCGGATCAGCTGGAGAGAAAATGGAGCAGAGGCGGTGGGCCGCCGGCGGAGTCGAAAGTTTAAAGGAGGCGAAGAGCGAAGCTGCGAGTGAGGCTAGGGTGAAGATTGACCTCCTTTCTGCTCGTAATTACGAGCTGCCCATCGAGGGTCACGGAGTGTTATGGGCTGGGCCGCTGAAAAAAATGTGAGAATGAGTCCATTCGAAACCGATTTGGACTAAAGATCCGTTTAGTAACTTCCCTACTTCCGGGAACGAATTctattttgaaatgatttttccatttttatttccgaaaacaaagaattacattttttttttttgcttcttttttctctaataTATTCTCTAGCCACTTTTTTTTCCCAGGAGCAGAAAAATTAACTCGACGTTACTAAATAAGCCTTTTGATATCTGATCAAACTCTATTATTTGCCGTTAATTATTCGATGTTCATTTACACTTGTTATTCCGTATGTAGTTTCCTCTAATCACATTTTCTTCATACAAACTAAAGCCAACCTCGATCAATCTTGTTAGAGGACGAAGCGAAGAGGAGCAAGATGCCCTTTTTTCTATctttggatttgtttttttctttgtatcCGTAAAGTATAATCGACACTAACGTGAGACTTTTAGTATCattatccctttttttctttttgctctgAGGCAAACATGTGTAACCAATTCAGACAAAGCAGTCGCACAAACGTACatagttttgattgatttttcgatGTAATACCGCAATTTGTCCACTTACTTCTACTTGAAATTCATGAACATCCCTCTATTGTTTTTTCTCAAGCTAGTCTCTACACTTTTTTTTGTACtcgaacgaaaaaaaaaaaaaaaaccatggatTCATTGCTCATCTTTGCACCATTCCGGTAGTGGATTTTGTTGATGTAGGTGTTCATGAGTAGGATGTTTACAGGGATACATTCGGAAAGGCATAGCAGTCTTTCAAATAGATCTAGAGGTCATTCGCGTCTTACCGGACTTCGGCCACGCCACTCTCCCTCTCATATGCTACAGCCCTCGTCGGTGATTAGAGAGTACCCAGTCTACAACCATTGACGAAGGCGCGCAAGCATTCGTAACCCAAATTACCACTGCGACAAGGGTATCAAAACCACAAGCACCATGACCATTACAGTCACAGATTTTTTGGGAGGAGATGAAATCCTTGCTCAAGACAGATCATCTTATGAATGCCCAAGCCTCCGGGCTGCGGCTAAACTCAACCTATCCCTTCATACCTGTCCATGTAGACGAAGGAAAAATGTAATCGCAAAACGCATTAGACCTTGGCTTTCACAGTCCAGTTGCTACCGTCAGTGGCACTAGCGCAAGGAAATCATAGTCTGATCAAAATTGGCTACATAGTTCATAAGATATCTGCCATTGTGTTGGACTGCGAAATTTCCCATAGAATTCTTACATGTAAATTTCCAACATGAAGCCAGGTATTTCTACTTACAAGAGCCATCGGCACACTTCGCCTCATCAACACCTCAAAATGGAGCGGAATCTTGGGATATAAAAGTACAACGGTCCGGAAATGATTCCATCCCAGCAGGAACAGGAACAAAAGTGAGGAGACAGGAGAGGAGAGAACCTATATTCACATAGAATATATAACTCAAAATCACATACCTCATTGTCGATCCGATTTTTAAAAATGGCTACCTTTTTAAGCAAGCTAACAATTGCTAGAAAGAGAACAAATACAAAATATACACGGTGCTCTAAACCCTAAATCTCTGCACTGCTAACAGGGAAAAGGTGGTGGGCAGAAAAGAGAAACGAATATTTTGAATCCTTAAAAACTTATATGCGCAGCGACCATATTGGACTAATCGCCAGCATGGCCCACAAGATCGTTGTCACTATCCAAGTGAGTCTACATTTGGTAAACCGGACTTCAAGCAGATCAGACCCACAATTACTGAGCATCCTTCAAGGACATAGCTGCGTCGGTTCTTCAGAATTTCCGAAGACGCGGTGGAAGCCGTTAGGTTCCATACAGATCACCTTCTTCGTGCTGAATTCATATGAGCTTTGCTTTCATGCCTTATTCGATCTGCATACATGGGCAGGCGAATGATCTCGTTGATCTCACCCAGCAAGACTTCTTCTGTAATATTATCCTTTATGCTTCGCATCACCTGATTTCACATAGGCAGACACCTAATTCAGCAACTGACTAATTCAACTACCGGCAAAATATAGTAGTTGTTGTGAACATGGAAAGGACCTTTCTGTAGGTGTTAAATTCATTGGGAGTAGTTTTGTCTACCCGGATCCGCATACAGACCCACACTTGTTCATCACCATCCCAAGAACACTCGATTATCTTGCCAGAGTATGAAGAGGGATCAAGACCATCTGCAAGTTCAGACGCATGTATTAGACTATAATTATAGCAGCAAGGAGGATGACTCCAAATGGCAATCAGCAGCAGTACTATCTTCAACAAATGGCTAAACGATAATAGTAGAAACGCCAGATGGACACTcttgagaaaaaagagagagagagagaagggaaggggGAGGACGGGGATTTCCTTCCTAGACAAACTGCTAGTACTGTAGTCTGGTGACCACAGCCACTTATGACAGCAAGAATCCCAATAGTGAAAATGTTGAGTGGATAAACCAATCAATGCACGTGAGCTTAAATTAGAGTTCTACAGCAAAGACGATACGAATTGTCTTTCGGCCAATAATATATCAGACTTCAACAAAACGCATTCACAGCAGAGATCTTCAGACCATGCAAAATGGTAAAGGCCAAAGAAGAACATCCACAATAATTGCACCAGATACAGTGTCAAGCAGAACACCCAAAAGAAACTGCTTTCATATGGTTGACCTCTTTCAAAATGCTAAAGTGCACGAGAAGTCCAAGGCATGAGGACCAAAGCATAGTTTCTTGGAAAAGTTTTGTACACAAGAAACAAGGGTTCACTTCTGACCTCTGAATACAACTCGATTTCCTTCCATCAGCTTCTTCTTGCCTCGTTCAAACAGCGACAAAAGCTCATTTCCATCATCATCAACCTGGTAACAAACACCACATTAGATTAGTCACGTCCCCTAGGTTAAAAGAAGAAAGGTCTTCAAGCATGGCTAAGGATTAAGTGAGCACCTCAAACATAAAATCAACAGAGTTCATCTCAGGATACTTCCACTTCAAAAGACCTTCATGGGTGCGAGGAACATAAGGATCATCCCAACCCTAGCAGATGAGGACCGTCAGTGATAAACAATGctctaaacaaaaaaatatagaaaacaaTGCTCTAAATTAAAGATGtagaaaacaatcaatcaatcaatataGAGTTGCATTTCTTCATGAGCAAGGAGGAGCTTGTTCAGGCATAATCCCAATTTGAGTAATCACATATAGGGTTAACTTGATTCAAAGATACTATAACAGATAACAGCAGAATCCCCCTCCTGTGATCATAATACAATACACAAGAAAAAAGCTACAGCATCTATAATCTTCTTggaagcaaaaaaataaatgttcgGTATAATGGTTAAACAGAATACTGATCAGGAGAAGATTCATCAGCGTCACAAGCAAATACCTGAAAAATAAGTCCATCTGCATCATGTGAAAGCTTTGGAATAAACTCCTTCAAAAGCCTTGTCACAGTGGAAAGCAGCCAGAAATCCTTTCTTCTCACCTGACAATATGTGAAGCAGATAATCACCAACGCTACCATCAAAAGCTTAGAAAGTGGAGCATACAAACCAACATTAGACAGTCCTTACCCTGAATGGTTCCAAGTCGTATCTGTAATGAGGATTCCTGCTTTGGTATATATTCTGACGCTCATGATTTCGAGGTTCAATCACTTCTTTCTCAATCAGTTTCCACCGCTCATGAAAAGGGCGCTACACCATGTTCAGGAACCATGTCACATTTTCTATTGagttcacaaaataaaatatcacaaaGGAAAATGCATGCTCTAAAATTAGCAGAGTGGAGTGCAACCGGATAATTTGATAACTTTTCTGAGAGGACAAACTAAACATATGCTGCCTATTGGTCAATACTATACCATGAAGGTAGCCAAACAGGAAGGATATAGCCAGACAAATTACTAATGAGAAAGCACATAACAAAGTCAAAAAAGCAGTGTGTCATGCCACCAGACCAATCAATCAAATTTATACACGATTGTTACATAGGCCCAGCACAATCGATATTCTCTTAACGAGGGGCAAGAACCtcagctaattttttttccgaGAATGAAGTGACATACATACTACCTCTACAACAGAAACGTGGTTTAATGCCATCAGATCATAAATTAGGTATCTCCTCTCCTGCTTCTGTGAGTCTGGCATAGTGTCAATGATCATCTCACCATCCAGTAGCGTATAGTGGTGATTTTCTCGCCTGAACCCTTCAAAACCGAAGAATGTAATGTCAAACATGATGCATAATAAGCTTAACcacacccccaaaaaaaaaaaaaaaaaaaaaaaaaaaaaaaaaacccaactgCTAAAAGAGAAGAATTAAAGGGTATGGAGATAGTTTCATACGTCTAATCTGCAAGGAAATCTCATCTGAACCCTTCTAACATTAAAGCTTCTATCGATCAGATAACATCCATCCATGGTTATTAGCATCATATAACGAGTTCCATCAGCCTTCCATGTTGCATAGTAGTACCTCTGCCTTAGAAGTTGCAAATTCTCCCTGCATGCAATTAAGCACATAATTCCTATCATGGACACCAACAACTTCAGCAAAGCAAAAGCTATGCCCATAGCTAGACATAGTGCCTTTTATTGGCACTCAAAGCCAGACCGTTTCAAAAAGTATTAGAAATGAAAGAGCTATCAATACTGCCAGATTACGAcccaaaaagaagaggaaaaaagaaaaatacatctTCCAGATCAGTACTTCTAGGCAATTTTACATTGGTTTCAAAACACGCATCATTGGTTTATGGCTCATGATTAATGTTACATTGGTTTGCAGGAAATTGGTTTCTTCAAGTTCCTGCGTTTGTTTGAACAAAGAATCTAGGAAAATGATATGGCTCGACAGAAAACTCTAATTCATTACATGGAAAATGACATTTCCTTATTAAaactagaaatcattttcccaaaacacacaAAAGAGTCATGTCACTTGCGATTCTTCCAGCTTCAGCCTCAGAAGTgcatcttcttctccctccctccctcccctctccctctctctctctctctctccccctccccccccctccctccctctccccccgtccctccctccctctctgattgtgaaaattcttgaagatatcTGACTTAAAGTCAAGCAATGCAACAAAGTGCTCCAGAAAAGATAATTCACTACCTAACGAAAAACACAAATcaattttctattccaaaagacagaaatacatatttttttaatgatgccATACGTAGGAAAACATCATCATCtcccaaaaaatgatttcttagGAAATGTTTTCCAATTACGTCACATTTTCCctgaaagaaaagaagcctagcTCTTTGCCCAAGTTTCCAGACTATTATCTTTCGCTGGGTACTTTTGTGTGTGTGCAGCAcgcacatgagagagagagagagagagagagagaaagagagataacACTTTCAGAAGAGAGATTTTCAGTGCACCTGTTTTCTCCAAAGAAAGTGCCAGAATGCCTAAtattaatgcaaaaattatcaatatgtAACTAAAgcactaaatttatttttgtatctGTACTATCCAAACAGACTACTCTTGAAGGATCAAGCCCATTAGAGTAAAAACCTATTTTACTATACTATATTTAGGCAGTTGTCTAACAGAAACGCAGCTTCTTTGATTAGTGAATGTTAATTTAAGCACTAGCCCAGAAAAAAGAGTCACATTTCAAGATCATCAAAACTAATCCCACTGCACATTTTTATccccaaaaatcatttctggGAATCATTCTTCAAGTTTTAGACTGCATCGAGAGTTTTCAGAAAACTGCCCAACAGACCGCGACTGTTCAAAGAAAATGGACGAACATCAGCCAGACTATCTCCTAAACCAGATTATTTCTGACCTAATAGAATCAAGAATCCTTATTTTTATGCAATTCTAGCTGAGGCCACAATTTCCTCCATCAGTAACCTTGCGTCTCCTAAGCTTGAGAGTCTCCTACAACTTAAGCATGAGGAGCTATTCTCCCCAGTTTGACCAGTTGAACTGTGATCTTGCTGCAGTTCACTTTCAGTTGAGATTTGACCCAGCTCAACCATCAAACAGATCAACAGGTGCAGATAGGCTCAGCAGGTTTTggatttcaataaaaaatatccGGAGTCAAGCCCTAACCTCTCTTCAACAGAATGAAGATCCAACAATTAAGCCACGCTCTCGCTCACTATTCTTTAATGTGTGCACCCATACTCATCAAGTTATGGCCAATGGGTCTGGATTCAACTTCCATTCTCTCCCCACCATCTTTTATTTTATGTCTATATTATTGACCTCAGCAGCTAACAACCCGGCAGTTCAACTATCTGAACTGTTTGACAAGCCAACTACTCCTTCCAGCAGGAGCAGGCGCTTTGACTAAACCACACTGGATTTAACTTAACTGATTTTACCAGTTTAAACAAATCATTTTCTGACAACAACAGATCTAATATCTCAACTGCCATGCATACATTTTTAATGTGCAAAATGCAAGTGCACTTCTTCCTTAATTTGCGATAAATGAGACAAACATCCATTCAAGATagcttgtttcttctttccaaattttctcaTAGCAGAATACCCAGGTGAGCgggcaaaacaaagaaaaacatagaTCAATGATCTAGGCAGAAGTTCCACTATTTGCGTAACCAACAGATATAGATTAACCCATTGTAAGCAAATATCCCTTACGCCACAATCAGCAATTGAGATATATTGATCTCCCATACTTGCCCTAATGGAGAACGCCCCCCATCCCACAAACCCAACTTAGCATATGAAACTGGGATAGGATTTGTGTGAGAATTCATGTTAAGAACTGCTGATGACTAATGTTCAAAGAAACACCATAATTACATCAGCAAATGTCCGAAGCAAATAGTGAATCTTTCCCATGCCTaattgatttttccaaaattttcatgcaCTCCAGAATATAATCAAACCTGTTGAGGGAAACAGGATGGGATCCGGGAAATTGTGAGCCTCCTCTTCcctgaaattatgaaaaagc
The sequence above is drawn from the Eucalyptus grandis isolate ANBG69807.140 chromosome 11, ASM1654582v1, whole genome shotgun sequence genome and encodes:
- the LOC104426391 gene encoding LOW QUALITY PROTEIN: pentatricopeptide repeat-containing protein At3g09060 (The sequence of the model RefSeq protein was modified relative to this genomic sequence to represent the inferred CDS: inserted 2 bases in 2 codons); its protein translation is MAAHLPKNPPLSPKRLLQRLKAERSPLAALALLLDSPAPSRSPXVFHHVLRRLVGPGPAAAAVPVHVGRVVQLIRAQGCRCPEDVALTVIKGYAKSAMPDQALDVFRNMGEIFGCEPGIRSYNSLLNAFVESGQWDRAESFFAYFETAGLAPNLQTYNVLIKISCKKRNFEKAKELLKWMWDNHLKPNLYSYGTVLNALAKSGDLLGAYELFDEMSERGVMPDVTSYNILIDGFFRKRDYVKACEVWERLVKSPSVYPNVVTYNVMINGFCKCGKFSESLEVWKRMKGNKREMDLFTYSNVIHAFCESGNVDAAEKVYKEMVASGLSPDVVVYNTMLNGFCRAGKVIESFELWKVMEKDGCRNIRSYNTFISGLLENGKVDEAILMWEQLHSSGCCADSTTFGXMVKGMCKNGYLSKAIRLLEGAEDENIDLDNSAYSSMVNGLCKEGRLDEAVSFLGQLGKRGHKLDPHVCNPLIDGFVHNGKFQDAIHLLKMMNSNSCPQTIVTYNILIKGLCKAEQFGKAYDVVKEMLEKGWKPDMITYSLLMDGLCKGKKVDMSLELWRLVLAKGLKPDITMHNIIIHGLCSAGRVEAALQLCSKMREQNCSPNLVTLNTLMEGFYKLRDCEKASEIWHCILKQGLRPDIISYNITFKGLCNCGKTSNAVSFLDDALAHGIVPTAITWNILVRAIIKEATRSTIS
- the LOC104426395 gene encoding mRNA-capping enzyme-like, with protein sequence MIVAMDLNALPEEDEESFDRHVVEEYGAQTERNESALDIANRERDERRKRLRRERSDERTMTVSQRSSYDQFHQTRHMNNNHRGSNVPHGWLDCPAYGQEIFCLIPSKTPLGDGFDIPPGKRYSFKQVLHQQRVLGRKIGLVIDLTNSTRYYSPADLKKDGIKYVKIRCVGRLEVPEPAAVNEFVFEVIQFLSRQKHSKKFIFVHCTHGHNRTGYMIINYLMRSMPMSVTQAIKIFSDARPPGIYKPEYIEALYTCYHERKPEMVICPPTPEWKRSSDLDLNGEAMPDEDDDGNLAAPRHDNHETEKPMTNDDLLGEEIPRDQSDGFKNFCYQTLKLNAGRGGSQFPGSHPVSLNRENLQLLRQRYYYATWKADGTRYMMLITMDGCYLIDRSFNVRRVQMRFPCRFFGFEGFRRENHHYTLLDGEMIIDTMPDSQKQERRYLIYDLMALNHVSVVERPFHERWKLIEKEVIEPRNHERQNIYQSRNPHYRYDLEPFRVRRKDFWLLSTVTRLLKEFIPKLSHDADGLIFQGWDDPYVPRTHEGLLKWKYPEMNSVDFMFEVDDDGNELLSLFERGKKKLMEGNRVVFRDGLDPSSYSGKIIECSWDGDEQVWVCMRIRVDKTTPNEFNTYRKVMRSIKDNITEEVLLGEINEIIRLPMYADRIRHESKAHMNSARRR